One part of the Fusobacterium pseudoperiodonticum genome encodes these proteins:
- the hpt gene encoding hypoxanthine phosphoribosyltransferase — protein MNYRIENLIDRKTVENRIKELAKQIEKDYAGEEVYCVGLLKGSVVFLSDLVKEINTPVVIDFMSVSSYGSETVSSGDVKILKDTDLDLRGKHVLIVEDIIDTGLTLEHVIKYFKDSKGVKTLKTCTLLSKPERRKVNIDIDYVGFDVPDKFVIGYGLDYDQKYRNLPYIAVVVFE, from the coding sequence GTGAACTATAGAATTGAAAATTTGATTGATAGAAAGACTGTTGAAAATAGAATTAAGGAATTAGCTAAGCAAATAGAAAAAGATTATGCTGGAGAAGAAGTTTACTGTGTAGGACTATTGAAAGGATCAGTAGTTTTTTTAAGTGATTTAGTAAAGGAAATAAATACACCAGTTGTAATAGACTTTATGTCTGTATCTAGCTATGGAAGTGAAACTGTAAGTAGTGGAGATGTTAAAATTTTAAAAGATACTGATTTAGATTTAAGAGGGAAACATGTTTTAATCGTTGAAGACATAATAGATACAGGTTTAACTTTAGAGCATGTTATAAAATATTTTAAAGATTCAAAAGGAGTAAAAACTCTTAAAACTTGTACTTTATTAAGTAAACCAGAAAGAAGAAAGGTAAACATAGACATTGATTATGTAGGTTTTGATGTTCCAGATAAATTTGTAATCGGTTATGGACTTGACTATGATCAAAAGTATAGAAATTTACCATATATAGCTGTTGTAGTTTTTGAATAG
- a CDS encoding VOC family protein, which produces MKFHFLHENFNVLDLEKSIKFYEEALGLKVEREKFAEDGSYKIVYLGDGITSFQLELTWLADRTEKYDLGDEEFHLAFEVDDYEGAFKKHTEMGCVVFVNEKMGIYFITDPDGYWIEILPPKK; this is translated from the coding sequence ATGAAATTTCACTTTTTACATGAAAACTTTAATGTTTTAGATTTAGAAAAGAGTATAAAATTCTATGAAGAAGCTCTTGGACTAAAAGTTGAAAGAGAAAAATTTGCAGAAGATGGAAGCTATAAAATAGTTTATCTAGGAGATGGAATAACAAGCTTTCAACTAGAATTAACTTGGCTTGCAGATAGAACAGAAAAATATGATTTAGGTGATGAAGAATTCCATTTAGCTTTTGAAGTAGATGACTATGAAGGAGCATTTAAAAAACATACAGAAATGGGTTGTGTTGTTTTTGTAAATGAAAAAATGGGTATATATTTCATAACTGATCCTGATGGATATTGGATAGAAATTTTACCACCTAAAAAATAA
- the atpG gene encoding ATP synthase F1 subunit gamma has product MPGMKEIKSRIKSVQSTRQITNAMEIVSTTKFKKYSKLVSESRPYEESMRKILSHIAAGTKNERHPLFDGREEVKSIAIIVITSDRGLCGSFNSSTLKELEKLVKQNEGKKISIIPFGRKAIDFATKRNYDFSESFSKFSAEEMNKIARDVSEDIVVKYTNHEYDEVYLIYNKFISALKYDLTCEKIIPIARMEGEVNSEYIFEPNTEYILSSLLPRFINLQVYQAILNNTASEHSARKNSMGSATDNADEMIKTLNIQYNRNRQTAITQEITEIVGGASAL; this is encoded by the coding sequence ATGCCTGGAATGAAAGAAATAAAAAGTAGAATCAAATCTGTTCAATCTACCCGTCAAATTACTAATGCTATGGAAATTGTTTCTACAACTAAATTTAAAAAATATTCTAAATTAGTTTCAGAATCAAGACCATATGAAGAAAGTATGAGAAAAATTCTATCTCATATAGCAGCGGGAACTAAAAATGAAAGACACCCACTTTTTGATGGAAGAGAAGAAGTAAAAAGTATAGCTATAATAGTTATAACTTCTGATAGAGGACTTTGTGGAAGCTTTAACAGTTCAACTTTAAAAGAACTAGAAAAGTTAGTTAAACAAAATGAAGGTAAGAAAATATCTATCATTCCTTTCGGAAGAAAAGCTATAGATTTTGCTACAAAAAGAAATTACGATTTCTCAGAATCTTTTTCAAAATTTTCTGCTGAAGAAATGAATAAAATTGCAAGAGATGTTTCAGAAGATATTGTTGTAAAATATACAAATCATGAATATGATGAAGTTTACTTAATATACAATAAATTTATATCTGCTTTAAAATATGATTTAACTTGTGAAAAAATAATTCCAATAGCTAGAATGGAAGGGGAAGTAAATAGTGAATATATATTTGAACCTAACACAGAATATATATTATCATCTCTATTACCTAGATTTATAAATTTACAAGTATATCAAGCTATTTTAAATAATACTGCTAGTGAACATTCGGCAAGAAAGAATTCAATGGGTAGTGCAACAGATAATGCTGATGAAATGATAAAGACATTGAATATCCAATACAATAGAAATAGACAAACAGCTATTACTCAAGAAATAACAGAAATAGTTGGAGGAGCGTCTGCTTTATAA
- a CDS encoding AtpZ/AtpI family protein — MKIFDKDFFRYLALFTEIGLTLFINVFVAIYLYYLFEKYLFRSFILLIFMILLGIVNGFYSVYKLIFLKNKK; from the coding sequence ATGAAAATTTTTGATAAAGATTTTTTTAGGTATTTGGCTTTATTTACTGAAATAGGTTTGACATTATTCATAAATGTTTTTGTAGCAATATATCTTTATTATCTTTTTGAAAAATATTTATTTAGGAGTTTTATTTTATTAATATTTATGATACTATTAGGAATAGTAAATGGATTTTATAGCGTGTATAAGCTTATATTTCTAAAAAATAAAAAATAG
- the atpB gene encoding F0F1 ATP synthase subunit A, with the protein MRLGPIEFTTGELVSGPSEIFSIFGFPITSTVVTTWFILLCFFVFFKLGTRNLQLIPGKFQSILEGIYEFLDGTIGQILGTWKKKYYTFFATLFLFIFLSNIITFFPIPWFGVKNGVFEIFPAFRSPTADLNTTVCLALIVTFLFISINIKNNGILGYLKGFGDPIPVMVPLNIVGEFAKPLNISMRLFGNMFAGMVIMGLIYMAVPYFIPAPLHLYFDLFTGLVQSFVFVTLSMVYVQGSLGDAEYTE; encoded by the coding sequence GTGAGACTAGGACCAATAGAATTTACAACAGGAGAGTTGGTATCTGGGCCTTCAGAAATATTTTCAATATTTGGCTTTCCAATAACTTCTACTGTTGTTACAACTTGGTTTATACTCTTATGTTTCTTTGTATTTTTTAAACTTGGAACAAGAAATCTACAATTGATTCCTGGAAAATTTCAATCAATTCTTGAAGGAATTTATGAATTTTTAGATGGAACTATTGGGCAAATATTAGGAACTTGGAAAAAGAAATATTACACATTTTTTGCAACATTATTTTTGTTTATCTTCTTATCAAACATAATAACGTTCTTCCCTATACCTTGGTTTGGAGTAAAAAATGGTGTATTTGAAATTTTCCCAGCCTTTAGGTCACCAACAGCTGACTTAAACACTACTGTTTGTCTAGCATTGATAGTAACCTTCTTGTTTATATCAATAAATATAAAGAATAACGGTATACTTGGATATTTAAAGGGCTTTGGAGACCCAATACCAGTTATGGTACCATTAAACATAGTTGGAGAGTTTGCAAAACCATTAAATATATCTATGAGATTGTTTGGAAATATGTTCGCTGGTATGGTTATAATGGGGCTTATTTATATGGCAGTACCTTACTTCATCCCAGCACCTCTGCACTTGTATTTTGACCTATTTACAGGTCTAGTACAAAGTTTCGTTTTCGTAACCTTATCTATGGTATATGTTCAAGGTTCACTAGGAGATGCAGAGTATACTGAGTAA
- the atpH gene encoding ATP synthase F1 subunit delta, which translates to MIKSQIGRRYSKAIFDIAEEKNQVKEIYEMLNSAMVLYRTDKEFKNFIRNPLIENEQKKAVLTEIFGKDNSENLNILLYILDKGRINCIKYIVAEYLKIYYRKNRILDVKATFTKELSEEQRTKLINKLSQKTGKEINLEVKIDKSILGGGIIKIGDKIIDGSIRRELDNWKKS; encoded by the coding sequence ATGATTAAATCACAAATAGGAAGAAGATATTCTAAGGCAATATTTGATATTGCTGAAGAGAAGAATCAAGTTAAGGAAATTTATGAAATGCTGAACTCAGCTATGGTTCTATATAGAACTGATAAGGAGTTTAAGAATTTTATTAGAAATCCTCTAATTGAAAATGAGCAAAAAAAGGCAGTTTTAACTGAAATTTTTGGTAAAGATAACAGTGAGAACTTAAATATTTTACTATATATTTTAGATAAAGGTAGAATTAACTGTATAAAATATATTGTTGCAGAATATCTAAAAATATACTATAGAAAAAATAGAATTTTAGATGTAAAAGCTACTTTTACTAAAGAATTATCTGAAGAACAAAGAACTAAATTAATCAATAAATTATCACAAAAAACTGGAAAAGAAATTAACTTAGAAGTAAAAATTGATAAGTCTATTCTAGGTGGTGGAATTATAAAAATAGGTGATAAGATTATTGACGGTTCTATCCGTAGAGAATTAGATAATTGGAAAAAGAGTTAA
- the atpD gene encoding F0F1 ATP synthase subunit beta gives MNRGTITQIISAVVDVAFKDELPAIYNALKVKLEDKELVLEVEQHLGNNVVRTVAMDSTDGLKRGMEVIDTGKPITVPVGKAVLGRILNVLGEPVDNQGPVNAETVLPIHREAPEFDDLETETEIFETGIKVIDLLAPYIKGGKIGLFGGAGVGKTVLIMELINNIAKGHGGISVFAGVGERTREGRDLYNEMTESGVITKTALVYGQMNEPPGARLRVALTGLTVAENFRDKDGQDVLLFIDNIFRFTQAGSEVSALLGRIPSAVGYQPNLATEMGALQERITSTKSGSITSVQAVYVPADDLTDPAPATTFSHLDATTVLSRNIASLGIYPAVDPLDSTSKALSEDIVGKEHYEIARKVQEVLQRYKELQDIIAILGMDELSDEDKLTVSRARKIERFFSQPFSVAEQFTGMEGKYVPVKETIRGFREILEGKHDDIPEQAFLYVGTIEEAVAKSKDLVK, from the coding sequence GTGAATAGAGGAACTATAACACAAATTATAAGTGCTGTTGTAGACGTTGCTTTTAAAGATGAATTGCCTGCAATATATAATGCTTTAAAAGTAAAATTAGAAGACAAAGAACTTGTACTTGAAGTTGAGCAACACCTTGGGAACAATGTTGTAAGAACAGTTGCCATGGACTCAACAGATGGTTTAAAAAGAGGAATGGAAGTTATAGATACAGGGAAACCAATTACAGTACCAGTTGGAAAAGCTGTTCTAGGAAGAATATTAAATGTTTTAGGAGAGCCTGTTGACAATCAAGGGCCTGTAAATGCTGAAACAGTTTTACCTATCCATAGAGAAGCCCCTGAGTTTGATGACTTAGAAACTGAAACTGAAATATTCGAAACAGGAATCAAAGTTATAGATTTATTAGCACCATATATAAAAGGTGGAAAAATAGGTCTATTCGGAGGAGCTGGAGTAGGTAAGACAGTTTTAATAATGGAACTTATCAACAACATTGCTAAAGGACACGGAGGAATCTCTGTGTTTGCAGGAGTTGGAGAAAGAACAAGAGAAGGTAGAGACTTGTATAATGAAATGACTGAGTCAGGAGTTATTACAAAGACAGCTCTTGTTTATGGACAAATGAATGAGCCACCTGGAGCAAGATTAAGAGTTGCTTTAACAGGACTTACAGTTGCAGAAAACTTTAGAGATAAAGATGGACAAGATGTACTTCTATTTATAGATAATATATTCAGATTTACACAAGCAGGATCTGAAGTATCAGCTTTACTTGGAAGAATACCTTCAGCCGTTGGTTACCAACCAAACTTGGCAACAGAAATGGGAGCTTTACAAGAAAGAATTACATCAACAAAATCTGGTTCTATCACATCAGTTCAAGCTGTTTACGTACCAGCCGATGACTTGACTGACCCAGCACCAGCTACAACTTTCTCTCACTTGGATGCAACAACAGTTCTTTCAAGAAATATAGCATCTCTTGGAATATATCCAGCTGTTGACCCATTAGATTCAACATCTAAGGCTCTATCAGAAGATATAGTTGGAAAAGAACACTATGAAATAGCAAGAAAAGTGCAAGAAGTTTTACAAAGATATAAAGAATTACAAGATATCATAGCTATCTTAGGTATGGATGAATTATCTGATGAAGATAAACTTACAGTATCAAGAGCTAGAAAAATTGAAAGATTTTTCTCACAACCTTTCTCTGTTGCAGAACAATTCACAGGAATGGAAGGAAAATATGTTCCTGTAAAAGAAACAATCAGAGGATTTAGAGAAATATTAGAAGGAAAACATGATGATATTCCTGAACAAGCATTTCTATATGTTGGTACAATAGAAGAAGCCGTTGCTAAATCAAAAGATTTAGTAAAATAA
- the atpA gene encoding F0F1 ATP synthase subunit alpha: MNIRPEEVSSIIKKEIDNYKKTLEIKTSGTVLEVGDGIARIYGLSNVMSGELLEFPHGVMGMALNLEEDNVGAVILGNASLIKEGDEVRATGKVVSVPAGDNLLGRVVNALGEPIDGKGEIIADKYMPIERKASGIISRQPVSEPLQTGIKSIDGMVPIGRGQRELIIGDRQTGKTAIAIDTIINQKGQNVKCIYVAIGQKRSTVAQIYKKLSDLGCMEYTTIVAATASEAAPLQYMAPYSGVAIGEYFMDKGEHVLIIYDDLSKHAVAYREMSLLLRRPPGREAYPGDVFYLHSRLLERAAKLSDELGGGSITALPIIETQAGDVSAYIPTNVISITDGQIFLESQLFNSGFRPAINAGISVSRVGGAAQIKAMKQVASKVKLDLAQYTELLTFAQFGSDLDKATKAQLERGHRIMEILKQPQYHPYTVEKQVVSFYAVINGHLDDIEISKVRRFEKELLEYLKGNTDILTEIADKKALDKDLEERLKESIANFKKSFN, from the coding sequence TTGAATATTAGACCAGAAGAAGTAAGTTCTATTATTAAAAAAGAAATAGATAACTATAAGAAAACTTTAGAAATAAAAACTTCTGGGACTGTTCTTGAAGTAGGAGACGGTATTGCGAGAATTTATGGTTTAAGCAATGTTATGTCGGGAGAACTTCTTGAATTTCCTCATGGAGTAATGGGAATGGCTTTGAACTTGGAAGAAGATAATGTTGGAGCCGTTATCCTTGGAAATGCTTCTTTAATAAAAGAAGGAGATGAAGTTAGAGCAACAGGTAAAGTTGTATCTGTACCTGCTGGAGATAACTTATTAGGTAGAGTAGTTAATGCTTTAGGAGAACCTATAGATGGAAAGGGAGAAATAATTGCAGATAAATACATGCCTATAGAAAGAAAGGCATCTGGAATTATTTCAAGACAACCAGTATCAGAACCTTTACAAACAGGAATTAAATCAATAGACGGAATGGTTCCTATCGGTAGAGGACAAAGAGAACTTATTATAGGAGATAGACAAACAGGTAAAACTGCAATAGCTATCGATACTATAATCAACCAAAAAGGACAAAATGTAAAATGTATTTATGTTGCAATAGGGCAAAAAAGATCAACTGTTGCACAAATATATAAGAAGCTAAGTGACTTAGGTTGTATGGAATATACAACAATAGTCGCAGCAACTGCCTCTGAAGCAGCACCTTTACAATATATGGCACCTTACTCAGGAGTAGCTATAGGTGAATATTTCATGGATAAGGGAGAACATGTTTTAATAATTTATGATGATTTATCTAAACATGCCGTTGCTTATAGAGAAATGTCATTACTACTTAGAAGACCACCTGGACGTGAGGCTTATCCAGGAGACGTATTCTATTTACATTCAAGATTACTTGAAAGAGCTGCTAAGTTATCTGATGAATTAGGAGGAGGTTCTATAACTGCATTACCAATTATAGAAACTCAAGCAGGAGACGTTTCTGCATATATTCCTACTAACGTAATATCAATAACTGACGGACAAATATTCTTGGAATCTCAACTTTTCAACTCAGGATTTAGACCAGCAATAAATGCAGGGATATCAGTATCGAGAGTTGGAGGAGCTGCACAAATAAAAGCTATGAAACAAGTTGCATCAAAAGTTAAATTAGATCTTGCTCAATATACTGAGCTTTTAACTTTCGCTCAATTTGGATCAGACCTTGATAAAGCTACAAAAGCACAATTAGAAAGAGGACATAGAATAATGGAAATATTGAAACAACCTCAATATCACCCATATACTGTTGAAAAACAAGTTGTATCTTTCTATGCTGTAATCAATGGTCACTTAGATGATATAGAAATTTCAAAAGTAAGAAGATTTGAAAAAGAATTATTAGAATATCTAAAAGGAAACACAGATATTTTAACTGAAATAGCTGATAAGAAAGCTTTAGATAAAGATTTAGAAGAAAGATTGAAGGAAAGTATTGCAAACTTTAAAAAGTCTTTTAATTAA
- the rsmA gene encoding 16S rRNA (adenine(1518)-N(6)/adenine(1519)-N(6))-dimethyltransferase RsmA has translation MDFKHKKKYGQNFLNNKDEILNKIIEVSNIDENDEILEIGPGQGALTNLLVERAKKLTCVEIDKDLEAGLRKKFSSKENYTLVMGDVLEVDLTKYLNKGTKVVANIPYYITSPIINKLIENKELIDEAYIMVQKEVGERICAKAGKERSILTLAVEYYGEADYLFTIPREFFNPIPNVDSAFISIKFYKDDRYKNKISEDLFFKYIKAAFSNKRKNIVNNLATLGYSKDKIKEILNQVEISENERAENISIDKFIELIDIFEGR, from the coding sequence ATGGACTTTAAACATAAAAAGAAGTATGGTCAAAACTTTTTAAATAATAAAGATGAAATCTTAAATAAAATAATAGAAGTTTCTAATATTGATGAAAATGACGAGATTTTAGAAATAGGACCAGGGCAAGGGGCTTTGACAAACTTATTAGTTGAAAGAGCTAAAAAATTAACTTGTGTTGAGATAGATAAGGACTTAGAAGCAGGTCTTAGAAAAAAGTTTTCTTCAAAAGAGAACTATACTCTTGTAATGGGAGATGTTTTGGAAGTAGACTTGACTAAATATCTAAATAAAGGTACTAAGGTTGTTGCAAATATACCTTATTACATAACATCACCTATTATCAATAAACTTATAGAGAATAAAGAACTAATAGATGAAGCATATATTATGGTTCAAAAGGAAGTTGGAGAAAGAATTTGTGCAAAGGCAGGAAAAGAAAGATCTATCTTAACTCTTGCAGTTGAATACTATGGAGAAGCAGACTATTTGTTCACTATTCCAAGAGAATTTTTTAATCCTATTCCAAATGTTGATTCAGCCTTTATCTCAATAAAATTCTATAAAGATGATAGATACAAAAATAAGATTTCAGAAGATTTATTCTTTAAATATATAAAGGCAGCTTTTTCAAATAAGAGAAAAAATATCGTAAATAATCTAGCAACATTAGGATATTCAAAGGATAAGATAAAAGAAATATTAAATCAAGTTGAAATATCTGAAAATGAAAGAGCAGAAAATATATCAATAGATAAATTTATTGAACTTATAGATATTTTTGAAGGTAGATGA
- the glmM gene encoding phosphoglucosamine mutase, with translation MGRYFGTDGIRGEANKELTVEKALRLGYALGYYLKNTYKNEEKIKVVMGSDTRISGYMLRSALTAGLTSMGIYIDFVGVIPTPGVAYITKLKKAKAGIMISASHNPAKDNGIKIFNSDGFKFSDEIENKIEDYMDDLDSILVDPLAGDKVGKFKYAEDEYFLYRDYLSHCVKGNFKDMKIVLDTANGAAYRAAKDVFLDLRAELVVINDAPNGRNINVKCGSTHPEILAKVVVGYEADLGLAYDGDADRLIAVDKFGNIIDGDKIIGILALGMKNAGTLKNDKVVTTVMSNIGFEKYLKENNIELLRANVGDRNVLEMMQKEDVAIGGEQSGHIILRDYATTGDGILSSLKLVEVIRDTGKDLHELVSVIKDAPQTLINVKVDNAKKNTWDKNEKITSFIDEINKKHSDEIRILVRKSGTEPLIRVMTEGENKQLVHKLAEDIAKLIETELN, from the coding sequence ATGGGTAGATATTTTGGAACAGATGGTATTAGAGGAGAGGCAAACAAGGAATTAACTGTTGAAAAAGCATTAAGACTTGGTTATGCCCTTGGATATTATCTAAAAAATACTTATAAAAATGAAGAAAAAATAAAAGTTGTTATGGGAAGTGACACAAGAATATCTGGTTATATGTTAAGATCTGCTTTAACAGCAGGACTTACATCAATGGGGATATACATAGATTTCGTTGGAGTTATTCCTACACCAGGGGTAGCTTATATAACTAAGTTAAAGAAAGCTAAAGCAGGTATTATGATTTCAGCTTCACACAACCCAGCAAAAGATAATGGAATTAAAATCTTTAATTCAGATGGTTTTAAATTTTCTGATGAAATAGAAAATAAAATAGAAGACTATATGGACGATTTAGATTCTATTTTAGTTGATCCTTTAGCAGGAGATAAGGTTGGTAAGTTTAAATATGCAGAAGATGAATATTTCTTATATAGAGATTATTTATCTCACTGTGTAAAAGGTAACTTCAAGGATATGAAAATAGTACTTGATACTGCTAATGGAGCAGCATACAGAGCTGCAAAAGATGTATTCTTAGATTTAAGAGCAGAACTTGTTGTTATAAATGATGCTCCTAATGGAAGAAATATAAATGTAAAGTGTGGTTCAACTCACCCAGAAATATTAGCAAAAGTTGTTGTAGGTTATGAAGCAGATTTAGGATTAGCTTATGATGGAGATGCTGATAGACTTATAGCAGTTGATAAGTTTGGAAATATTATTGACGGAGATAAAATTATAGGAATCTTAGCTCTAGGTATGAAAAATGCAGGAACTTTAAAAAATGATAAAGTTGTAACTACTGTAATGAGTAATATAGGTTTTGAAAAATATTTAAAAGAAAATAATATAGAGCTTTTAAGAGCAAATGTTGGAGATAGAAATGTTCTTGAAATGATGCAAAAAGAAGATGTTGCTATAGGTGGAGAACAATCAGGACACATTATATTAAGAGACTATGCTACAACAGGTGACGGAATATTATCATCTTTAAAACTTGTTGAAGTTATAAGAGATACTGGAAAAGATTTACATGAATTAGTATCAGTAATAAAAGATGCTCCTCAAACTTTAATAAATGTAAAAGTTGATAATGCTAAAAAGAATACTTGGGATAAAAATGAAAAAATTACAAGTTTCATAGATGAAATAAATAAAAAACACTCTGATGAAATTAGAATATTAGTTAGAAAATCAGGAACAGAACCTTTAATAAGAGTAATGACAGAAGGTGAAAATAAGCAACTTGTGCATAAGTTAGCAGAAGATATAGCTAAACTGATTGAAACTGAATTAAATTAA
- the atpE gene encoding ATP synthase F0 subunit C: protein MDLLTAKTIVLGCSAVGAGLAMIAGLGPGIGEGYAAGKAVESVARQPEARGSIISTMILGQAVAESTGIYSLVIALILLYANPFLSKLG from the coding sequence ATGGATTTATTAACAGCAAAAACAATAGTTTTAGGATGTTCAGCAGTTGGAGCAGGACTTGCTATGATAGCAGGATTAGGACCAGGAATTGGGGAAGGATATGCAGCCGGGAAAGCAGTTGAATCTGTTGCAAGACAACCAGAAGCAAGAGGAAGCATAATCTCTACAATGATACTAGGACAAGCCGTAGCAGAATCTACAGGTATTTACTCATTAGTTATTGCACTAATTTTACTTTATGCAAACCCTTTCTTAAGCAAATTAGGATAA
- a CDS encoding ATP synthase subunit I: MEDIKNLFKKTIITTIICFLLGLVFQNKYLFFGIGGGCAISVIALYLISVDSKAITYSKDVKVAKRIAYIGYAKRYFLHLLFFVALFYFFNDFRLFLCGFIGTLNVKLTIYCMNILKKIKSFLNS; this comes from the coding sequence ATGGAGGATATAAAAAATTTATTTAAAAAAACAATAATAACAACTATTATCTGTTTTTTATTAGGTTTAGTTTTTCAAAATAAATATCTTTTCTTTGGAATAGGTGGAGGCTGTGCAATATCAGTTATAGCTCTATACCTTATATCAGTCGATAGCAAGGCTATTACATATTCTAAAGATGTAAAAGTAGCAAAAAGAATTGCATACATTGGTTATGCCAAAAGATACTTTTTACACTTACTGTTTTTTGTAGCATTATTTTATTTTTTTAACGACTTTAGACTTTTTTTATGTGGATTTATAGGTACATTGAATGTCAAACTTACAATTTACTGTATGAATATACTGAAAAAAATAAAAAGTTTTTTGAATAGTTAA
- the atpC gene encoding ATP synthase F1 subunit epsilon — translation MLVSVVTQIKKVLEQEAGYLRLRTSEGDIGIMPNHAPLVAELSAGKMEIESPSKDRRDVYFLTGGFLEISNNQATIIADEIFSLDEINIENEQLELEKLRKELELDLTEEEKQKIQKRIKISSAMIDAKTN, via the coding sequence ATGTTGGTAAGTGTTGTAACACAGATTAAAAAAGTATTAGAACAAGAAGCAGGATATCTAAGACTTAGAACTTCAGAAGGAGATATAGGTATAATGCCTAATCATGCTCCTTTAGTTGCTGAACTATCAGCAGGAAAGATGGAAATTGAAAGTCCTTCAAAAGATAGAAGAGATGTTTATTTTTTAACAGGTGGTTTTTTAGAAATTTCTAATAACCAAGCAACAATAATTGCAGATGAAATATTTTCATTAGATGAAATTAACATTGAAAATGAGCAATTAGAACTTGAGAAGTTAAGAAAAGAATTAGAGCTTGATCTGACAGAAGAAGAAAAGCAAAAAATTCAAAAAAGAATAAAAATTTCTTCAGCTATGATAGATGCTAAAACTAACTAG
- a CDS encoding Gx transporter family protein produces the protein MIKKEYREEIYLIALVLLGLYLSLIENIIPKPFPWMKIGLSNISVLIALEKFNSKMALQTILLRVFIQALMLGTLFTPNFIISFSAGLVSTLFMIFLYKFRKYLSLLSISCISAFMHNLLQLTVVYFLMFRNISLNSRSIIIFIIFFLGLGVIMGLVTGVIATRLNLKRNK, from the coding sequence ATGATAAAAAAAGAATATAGAGAAGAAATTTATCTGATAGCCTTAGTACTTTTAGGCTTATATCTTTCTCTTATTGAAAATATAATACCTAAACCATTTCCTTGGATGAAGATAGGTTTATCAAATATATCTGTGCTAATAGCTCTTGAAAAATTTAATTCTAAAATGGCTTTACAAACTATTTTACTTAGAGTGTTTATACAGGCTCTTATGCTTGGAACTCTATTTACACCAAATTTTATCATAAGTTTTAGTGCAGGACTAGTGAGTACATTATTTATGATCTTTTTATACAAATTCAGAAAGTATTTATCACTGTTATCTATTAGTTGTATTTCAGCATTTATGCATAATCTTTTACAGTTGACAGTAGTATATTTTCTAATGTTTAGAAATATATCTTTAAATAGTAGGTCTATAATAATCTTTATTATATTTTTTCTAGGATTAGGAGTTATTATGGGCTTAGTAACAGGAGTTATAGCAACAAGATTAAATTTAAAAAGAAATAAATAA
- the atpF gene encoding F0F1 ATP synthase subunit B yields MPIISIDATFFWQIINFFVLLFIVKKYFKEPISKIINERKQKIEAELVEATKNREEAEKLHKEAEAQVLNSRKEASEIVKNAQRKAEEEAHLLIKEARENRENILRATELEVTKIKNDTKDELGREVKNLAAELAEKIIKEKVDDNQETSLIDKFIAEVGEDK; encoded by the coding sequence GTGCCAATAATATCTATTGATGCTACGTTTTTTTGGCAAATCATTAACTTTTTTGTTCTTTTATTTATAGTAAAGAAATATTTTAAAGAACCTATATCAAAAATAATAAATGAAAGAAAGCAAAAAATAGAAGCTGAATTAGTTGAAGCAACAAAAAACAGAGAAGAAGCTGAAAAACTACATAAAGAAGCTGAAGCTCAAGTTCTTAATTCAAGAAAAGAAGCTAGTGAAATTGTTAAAAATGCACAAAGAAAAGCAGAAGAAGAAGCACACCTTCTAATAAAAGAGGCAAGAGAAAATAGAGAAAATATTTTAAGGGCCACTGAGTTAGAAGTTACAAAAATTAAAAATGATACCAAAGATGAGTTAGGTAGAGAAGTTAAAAACTTAGCTGCAGAACTAGCTGAAAAAATTATAAAAGAAAAGGTAGATGATAATCAAGAAACTTCACTTATTGATAAATTTATAGCAGAGGTAGGGGAAGATAAATGA